Proteins encoded together in one Phlebotomus papatasi isolate M1 unplaced genomic scaffold, Ppap_2.1 HiC_scaffold_191, whole genome shotgun sequence window:
- the LOC129808905 gene encoding serine/threonine-protein kinase ULK3-like, translating into MAVPKITDYEMLEKLGSGSYATVYRCQKKATKEIFAVKCVEKNKLTRSSLDNLVTEIRLLRRLKHRHIVEMHDFLYDDKNIYILMEFCNSGSLSTFIKRRNVLPETTCRFFLRQLALALEYMRSNNVSHFDLKPQNLLLSKTPLVLLKVADFGFAQHLEWGQENTTIKGSPLYMAPEILLRNCYDCKADLWSIGVILYECLFGKAPYSSKSLPELLEKIRQKQRIDIPRNTRISPECEDLLTRLLQHDRDKRIDFKDFFQHDFLDLRHAPSEENFERALEIVREAVDADNRGEFERAYHLYCESLQFFVPYIQAEQDVAKKQALRARVRTYMQRAEEIKHAVSGEKPPAQNPVHNALTPRLLYQQLHSLSHSSPILKDSLEMGRQGELYAHEGKYQAALESLKSSLGGLVPALGQEPKGQRRDLLHQQIQTWMKEAESLKSLLSAQDMQEDKDSQNSITQTHCCIQ; encoded by the exons ATGGCCGTACCCAAGATAACAGACTACGAGATGTTGGAGAAATTGGGCTCCGGGAGCTACGCAACTGTCTATCGGTGTCAGAAAAAG GCCACCAAGGAGATTTTTGCTGTAAAATGCGTGGAGAAGAATAAACTAACGAGATCATCACTGGACAATTTAGTCACGGAGATAAGACTATTGAGGAGGCTGAAGCATCGTCACATCGTGGAGATGCATGACTTCTTGTATGACGACAAGAATATTTACATCTTGATGGAGTTCTGCAATTCCGGGAGTTTATCGACTTTCATCAAGAGGAGGAATGTACTCCCGGAAACGACTTGCAGGTTCTTCCTGAGGCAGCTGGCCCTGGCTCTGGAGTACATGAGGTCTAATAATGTGAGTCACTTTGATCTCAAGCCACAGAATTTGTTGCTGTCGAAGACTCCTCTGGTGCTGCTGAAggtagcagattttggctttgctCAGCATCTCGAGTGGGGTCAGGAGAATACCACAATCAAGGGATCTCCACTGTATATGGCTCCTGAGATCCTCCTGCGCAATTGCTACGACTGCAAAGCTGATCTGTGGAGCATTGGCGTTATTCTCTACGAATGCCTCTTCGGGAAAGCTCCCTACAGCTCAAAATCTCTTCCTGAACTTCTGGAAAAGATCCGGCAGAAACAGCGAATTGACATTCCGCGAAATACTCGCATCTCGCCGGAATGCGAGGATCTCCTGACGCGATTGCTGCAGCACGATCGGGACAAACGGATAGACTTCAAGGACTTCTTCCAGCACGACTTCCTGGACCTCCGACATGCGCCCAGTGAGGAGAACTTCGAGCGAGCGCTTGAGATTGTGCGAGAAGCCGTCGATGCTGACAACAGGGGAGAGTTTGAGCGAGCTTATCACCTGTACTGCGAGAGCTTGCAGTTCTTCGTGCCATACATCCAGGCTGAGCAGGATGTGGCCAAGAAGCAGGCCCTCCGGGCACGTGTACGCACCTATATGCAGCGAGCCGAGGAGATCAAGCACGCCGTGAGCGGAGAAAAACCTCCAGCCCAGAATCCCGTCCACAATGCTCTAACACCGCGCCTGCTCTATCAGCAGCTCCACTCCCTCAGCCACTCCAGCCCAATCCTCAAGGATAGTCTCGAAATGGGGCGACAGGGAGAGCTCTATGCCCATGAAGGCAAATACCAGGCAGCTCTGGAATCTCTCAAGAGCTCCCTGGGCGGTCTAGTGCCAGCCTTGGGTCAGGAACCGAAAGGACAGCGCCGGGATTTACTGCATCAACAGATTCAGACGTGGATGAAGGAGGCAGAAAGTCTAAAGTCCCTTCTGTCTGCTCAGGACATGCAGGAGGACAAAGACAGCCAGAATTCCATCACTCAGACGCACTGCTGCATCCAGTAA
- the LOC129808906 gene encoding uncharacterized protein LOC129808906: protein MPAGKSQAARKGNLTQIEKEVRDFHERIDVLEGEDDLIQLHILRDKLQQLTSKYRAEQHGLISSQEDSKSKLEEQEELRVFNERVEIVEKQLTKIISTVSVRTQLNSTPQGGYVNTSGNLDASAILSLLKTTLEQQERQRSADNEKFNLLAKKILEAEPSSSIVVEPVKVPEFDGNYRQWKQFHSVFTALVHNDETISPAQKLSHLKSKLKGVAADTISHLEITNENYAAAWATVKKQFDNKPSIIAAHMDCFMNQQPLKAATAAGVKKLQMTSSSTLQSLSALGVPQSDPWMIHIVCNKLDSETRSLWFRESAGQQSSWDFFEEFLIKRGRELEMTGSSNHVKPLNSFKSSAKPTNSDSKPKVASNIVSQGTTQCPICKKGLHKIYRCKAFDAMAVSKRREIVDSLKICRNCLSDTHDVSQCSYPTCKLCSQQHNRMLHEGNFVQRDSKRIPSTETPSSTQKKTSIQSTQTDTEVISSHPVASSDTCDKIPRVLLATAVVQVEDSFGKFQLCRVLLDSGSQVNLISNNLCQRLRMKPSPANILVEGVGGGNNSVKQRLNLNIMPLFGDSLDNLSVDCLVLKKVTSNQPNWSISHSDIQIPEHLHLADPHWYKNSPIDMLIGAQHFWDILKSGVVELGNDLPSLRETLFGWVIVGAVPPPSPSLDKVPSSLSLEKVTCQVASHATLDFDLSRFFEIEDVPADKPGNSDHLAVESLFLTTTKRSPEGRYIVHLPFNKDSNSLENNMSAACRRFHNLERRLNKNPALKIEYGNIIREYLSLAIVEIVPLNELESPSFYLPHHCVIKEQSSSTKVRIVFNASAKSRSGLSLNDCLMVGPSIQPTLVSILLQFRYKPYAFTCDIVKMYLQVLIHPPHRDYQRFVWRDDSSQNLTHYRFRTVCFGVASSPFLATRVLHQIALDEELFNPLASKALRNNFYVDDCVFSANSIEEAQSTKQQLIASLRQAGMELSKFRSSFDADTQNDDSEKRELLRSESGKTLGVEWDNKADVFGFKLCQRDLVSQAVTKRNILSTVARIFDPIGLVGPVVVAAKIILQEAWLCKVNWDQQLPDILRDKWLKFVRSLPNIGNLQIPRCASSLEDCVAQELHVFSDASMEAFGTCVYLVSVLQSGTRISNLLISKSRVTPVKANSDNPRPLTIPKAELCGAVLATKLVEVVSSAIQISAIYFWCDAEVVIHQIHNSEKKRDVFTRNRVQEILKRSDPVNWRHIPGTENPADILSRGASPDALIANRLWWHGPPWLQESCENWPLAYCRSKGGGANDSPQVTLTLTSKCEFPSIFEQLLSRYSDFDKMKRILAFVKFKVVPAFKNRTMDSPALSIGQSQRMTRQTRPLKISLTVTQIRYAETMIVKWDQECHLSHVIQAVQTNTIDSDRRFKQIRKLRPFLDNQGLLRVGGRLVNADETYDARHPKILPKGSLSILIARREHVLMLHCGPQLMMASLRQRYWPLAGRNLTRKVFRECVTCIRSNPITQCQLMSDLPEGRVNFSRPFTRTGCDFAGPISIKLEGRRAATLKGYIAVFVCFSTKAVHLEALTSLSTEAFISMFRRFVARRGLPAQFYTDNQTTFVGADLELRRAFRDIEFKESLNNFFIGSEIQWCFAPPRGPHHNGLCEAAVRSCKTHLRKVIGQCTLSYEELSTLLCQIEAVLNSRPLVKMSNAINDPQFLSPGHFLTGSALTQLPTQSFDDVPSGRLDKWQMLQKLTQDFAIRWKRDYLHSLQTRSKWDSENENLKVSDIVLIKDDLLPSTHWSLGRIERVFPQQNDEKVRVVEVRTSKGLFKRPVVKLVKLPVNDVGADGEDDHPV from the coding sequence ATGCCTGCAGGAAAAAGCCAAGCTGCCCGGAAAGGGAATCTCACTCAGATTGAGAAAGAAGTCCGTGACTTCCATGAGAGGATAGACGTCCTTGAGGGAGAGGATGATTTGATCCAGCTGCATATTTTACGTGATAAATTGCAGCAGCTCACATCGAAATATCGTGCTGAGCAACATGGTCTTATCTCCTCCCAGGAAGACTCTAAGTCGAAATTAGAGGAGCAGGAAGAACTCAGGGTGTTCAACGAGAGAGTGGAAATCGTGGAAAAACAGCTGACAAAGATAATTTCCACAGTAAGTGTGCGAACTCAGTTAAATTCCACGCCACAAGGAGGTTATGTTAACACCTCCGGAAACCTCGATGCATCCGCAATCTTGTCTCTCCTGAAGACAACACTGGAGCAACAAGAGCGTCAGCGGTCTGCTGACAATGAGAAGTTCAACCTCTTAGCCAAGAAAATATTAGAGGCAGAGCCATCAAGCTCAATTGTCGTGGAGCCAGTGAAAGTTCCAGAATTTGACGGCAATTATCGTCAATGGAAACAATTTCACTCCGTTTTCACAGCTCTAGTGCACAATGATGAGACAATTAGCCCTGCTCAGAAACTCAGCCACCTCAAGTCTAAGCTCAAGGGAGTCGCAGCCGATACAATTTCACACCTGGAAATCACCAATGAGAATTACGCAGCTGCATGGGCAACTGTCAAGAAACAATTTGACAATAAACCGTCGATCATCGCAGCACATATGGATTGCTTCATGAATCAACAGCCTTTGAAAGCAGCCACTGCGGCAGGTGTGAAGAAGCTACAAATGACTTCATCTTCTACTCTACAATCACTGAGTGCCCTTGGAGTGCCACAGTCAGATCCTTGGATGATACACATTGTCTGCAATAAGTTAGACAGCGAGACACGATCGTTGTGGTTTAGAGAATCAGCTGGACAACAATCGTCGTGGGATTTCTTCGAGGAATTCTTGATTAAAAGAGGTAGGGAATTAGAAATGACAGGTTCTAGTAATCATGTAAAGCCCCTCAATTCTTTCAAGAGTTCTGCAAAGCCCACTAACAGCGACTCTAAGCCCAAAGTCGCCTCGAATATAGTTTCCCAAGGGACTACGCAATGTCCTATTTGCAAAAAGGGCCTCCATAAAATATACCGGTGCAAGGCTTTCGATGCCATGGCGGTTTCGAAAAGAAGAGAAATCGTGGATTCGTTGAAAATCTGTCGAAATTGTCTCTCTGACACTCATGATGTCTCCCAATGTAGTTATCCTACATGTAAATTATGCTCTCAGCAACACAATAGGATGCTACATGAAGGCAATTTCGTACAGCGCGATTCTAAAAGGATCCCTTCTACTGAAACCCCTtcatctacacagaaaaaaacaaGTATACAGTCCACTCAAACTGACACAGAAGTCATATCAAGCCACCCTGTCGCCTCAAGCGATACTTGTGATAAAATCCCTCGCGTTTTATTGGCAACAGCGGTTGTGCAAGTCGAAGATTCCTTCGGGAAATTCCAATTGTGTCGAGTCCTGTTAGATTCGGGCTCACAAGTGAATCTGATCTCCAATAACCTCTGTCAAAGGCTGAGAATGAAACCATCTCCAGCCAACATTCTTGTGGAAGGGGTTGGAGGGGGGAATAATTCCGTTAAACAACGGCTCAATTTGAATATTATGCCCCTCTTTGGAGACAGTCTGGACAATCTCTCTGTTGATTGTCTGGTATTAAAAAAAGTCACTAGCAATCAGCCTAACTGGTCCATCTCTCACTCGGACATTCAAATTCCCGAGCATTTGCATCTTGCAGACCCTCATTGGTACAAAAATAGTCCAATTGATATGTTAATAGGTGCACAGCATTTCTGGGATATTCTTAAATCCGGAGTCGTTGAGTTGGGGAATGATCTTCCTTCTTTGCGGGAGACATTGTTTGGTTGGGTTATTGTTGGTGCAGTTCCCCCACCTTCTCCCTCTTTGGATAAGGTGCCATCTTCTCTCTCTCTTGAGAAGGTGACTTGCCAAGTGGCATCTCACGCCACTTTGGATTTCGATCTGTCCCGGTTCTTCGAAATCGAAGATGTACCCGCTGATAAGCCCGGCAATTCAGATCACTTGGCGGTTGAATCCCTTTTTTTAACCACCACCAAACGTTCGCCAGAAGGCAGATACATTGTACATCTCCCCTTCAATAAGGACTCTAATAGTTTGGAGAACAATATGTCCGCTGCCTGTCGACGATTCCATAATTTGGAGCGCAGACTTAATAAAAACCCAGCCCTCAAAATTGAGTATGGCAATATAATACGGGAATATTTGAGTCTTGCCATCGTGGAGATTGTTCCTTTGAATGAGTTGGAGAGTCCATCGTTTTATCTCCCGCACCATTGCGTCATTAAGGAGCAATCCTCATCCACAAAGGTGCGTATCGTATTTAACGCGAGCGCCAAATCTCGATCGGGTCTGAGTCTAAATGACTGCCTAATGGTAGGCCCTAGTATACAACCCACTCTCGTTTCGATTCTGTTGCAGTTTCGGTACAAACCCTACGCTTTCACTTGTGATATAGTGAAAATGTATTTACAAGTTCTAATACACCCTCCTCATCGCGACTATCAGAGATTCGTCTGGCGGGATGATTCATCCCAAAATCTGACTCACTACCGTTTCCGCACTGTTTGCTTCGGTGTGGCGTCGTCGCCATTTCTAGCGACACGTGTTCTCCATCAAATTGCGTTGGACGAGGAACTGTTCAATCCGTTGGCTTCCAAGGCATTGCGTAATAATTTTTACGTTGATGACTGCGTATTTTCCGCAAATAGTATTGAGGAAGCCCAGTCCACAAAGCAACAATTGATTGCGAGCCTTAGGCAAGCGGGAATGGAATTATCTAAATTCCGATCTTCATTTGACGCGGACACGCAAAACGATGATTCAGAGAAACGGGAACTCCTGCGTTCGGAGTCTGGGAAAACTTTGGGGGTGGAATGGGACAATAAGGCAGATGTATTTGGATTTAAGCTCTGTCAAAGGGATTTGGTCAGTCAAGCTGTAACGAAGAGAAATATCCTTTCAACCGTGGCTAGAATATTTGATCCTATTGGGTTAGTGGGTCCGGTTGTGGTCGCCGCAAAGATTATCCTTCAGGAGGCATGGTTATGTAAGGTCAATTGGGATCAGCAGCTGCCCGATATTCTACGCGATAAATGGTTGAAGTTCGTTCGAAGTCTTCCTAATATCGGGAACCTTCAAATTCCTCGGTGTGCGTCGTCTTTAGAGGATTGTGTAGCACAAGAACTACATGTTTTCAGCGATGCCTCAATGGAAGCTTTCGGCACGTGTGTTTATTTGGTTTCGGTCTTACAATCCGGAACTCGAATTTCAAACCTATTAATTTCAAAGTCACGTGTCACCCCTGTGAAAGCCAATAGTGACAATCCTCGTCCACTCACAATTCCCAAAGCCGAATTATGCGGTGCCGTCCTTGCCACAAAACTTGTTGAAGTGGTTTCAAGCGCTATACAAATTTCCGCGATTTACTTCTGGTGTGATGCAGAAGTTGTCATTCACCAAATTCATAATTCTGAGAAAAAGAGAGATGTCTTTACGCGAAACCGTGTCCAAGAAATCTTGAAACGTTCAGATCCCGTGAATTGGCGGCACATACCAGGCACTGAAAATCCCGCGGATATTTTGTCAAGGGGAGCTTCCCCAGACGCGCTGATTGCCAACCGTTTGTGGTGGCACGGCCCTCCATGGCTCCAAGAGTCATGTGAGAATTGGCCTTTGGCTTATTGTAGATCTAAGGGAGGGGGAGCTAATGATTCTCCCCAAGTTACTTTGACCCTCACATCTAAATGCGAATTCCCAAGTATCTTCGAACAGTTGCTATCTCGTTACAGTGATTTCGACAAAATGAAAAGGATTCTTGCGTTTGTGAAGTTCAAGGTGGTCCCTGCGTTTAAAAATCGGACGATGGATTCTCCTGCTCTTTCAATTGGGCAGTCCCAGCGAATGACACGTCAAACCAGACCTCTCAAAATTTCGCTCACTGTGACTCAAATCCGTTATGCGGAAACTATGATCGTCAAATGGGATCAAGAGTGTCATCTCTCCCATGTGATTCAGGCCGTTCAGACGAACACAATTGATTCAGATCGACGTTTCAAACAAATTCGAAAACTCCGCCCCTTTTTGGATAACCAAGGTTTGTTAAGGGTTGGTGGGAGGTTGGTGAATGCCGACGAAACGTATGATGCCCGTCATCCTAAAATACTTCCGAAGGGATCCCTATCAATTCTCATCGCGCGTCGTGAACATGTCCTCATGTTACATTGCGGTCCACAGTTAATGATGGCCTCTTTACGCCAGCGCTATTGGCCATTAGCAGGTCGCAACCTAACAAGAAAGGTATTCCGAGAATGCGTGACATGTATACGCTCTAATCCAATTACTCAATGTCAGCTCATGTCGGATTTGCCTGAGGGCAGGGTAAACTTTAGTCGTCCATTCACGCGCACGGGATGTGATTTCGCGGGCCCTATTTCAATTAAACTTGAAGGAAGACGAGCAGCCACCCTAAAGGGATACATAGCAGTATTCGTCTGCTTCTCCACCAAGGCTGTGCACCTGGAAGCCCTAACATCTCTGTCGACCGAGGCGTTTATCTCGATGTTTCGTAGATTTGTAGCTCGGCGAGGGCTCCCGGCCCAGTTTTACACTGATAATCAAACCACCTTCGTAGGTGCTGACCTTGAATTAAGGAGGGCGTTCAGGGATATCGAATTCAAGGAGAGCCTGaacaattttttcattggaagtGAAATCCAATGGTGTTTCGCACCACCACGCGGTCCCCATCATAACGGTCTTTGTGAAGCGGCGGTCCGATCTTGTAAGACACACTTAAGGAAGGTCATTGGTCAATGCACGCTTTCATATGAAGAACTTTCGACTTTGCTGTGCCAAATCGAAGCTGTCTTAAACAGCAGGCCCTTAGTCAAAATGTCAAATGCGATCAATGATCCACAGTTCCTTTCTCCGGGGCACTTCTTAACGGGTTCAGCTTTGACCCAATTGCCAACGCAATCCTTTGATGATGTTCCCAGTGGGAGATTGGACAAGTggcaaatgcttcaaaaacttACCCAGGACTTTGCCATCCGCTGGAAGCGAGATTATCTGCACTCGCTTCAAACTCGAAGTAAATGGGACAGTGAAAATGAAAACCTCAAAGTGTCAGATATTGTCCTAATAAAGGACGATCTCCTTCCTAGTACACACTGGTCCCTGGGGAGAATCGAGAGGGTTTTTCCACAACAGAACGATGAAAAAGTTCGAGTAGTTGAAGTTCGAACCAGTAAGGGTTTATTCAAACGTCCTGTTGTAAAGTTGGTTAAATTGCCTGTGAATGATGTAGGGGCCGATGGAGAAGACGATCATCCCGTTTAA